In a single window of the Danio rerio strain Tuebingen ecotype United States chromosome 20, GRCz12tu, whole genome shotgun sequence genome:
- the syt14b gene encoding synaptotagmin-14b isoform X6, giving the protein MAVIALFFLYLSSKLSVESPRSDLPRFESFDKSLQDGGCAEKGSESEDETQKKHKDSHQQRSGWRNRDEENEDCSSEASAELVKRKKGSSSLNELQPPPYRDKDDVKRGSRGRSDSAEGSGSEISEGTEDPEDTESYLNKGYEEDAPSDSTAVLGPEDSLIPPLPESYEPEALGKYGTLDVAFEYDPGEQRLAVTVTAATDIPTLKSTGNISWQVHLVLLPTKKQRAKTGVQKGPCPVFTETFRFSCVEEDALGDYAVRFRLYSVRRMKKEKVLGEKVFYLTKLNLQGKLALPVTLEPGTSVPGCGSVVSVSRSAGALSCRSTGESSIPELLLGLLYNSTTGRLSAEVIKGSHFKNSASDKLPIGLFCCVKHFISGQLYIMRDTYVKLTMLDSKGKEMSKCKTSVCRGQPNPTYKETFVFQVALFQLSEVTLQVSVYSRRSSMKRRERVGWVALGLNSTTEEQEEHWTQMKESEGQQVCHWHTLIDS; this is encoded by the exons ATGGCCGTGATCGCTCTGTTTTTTCTTTACCTCAGCAGCAAGCTTTCAGTGGAGAGCCCGAGAAGTGATCTGCCACGTTTTGAAAGTTTTGACAAGAGCTTGCAAG ATGGGGGCTGTGCAGAAAAAGGATCAGAAAGTGAAGAtgaaacacagaaaaaacacaaaGACTCTCATCAGCAGAGGAGTGGATGGAGAAACAGGGATGAAGAGAATGAAGATTGCAGCAGTGAGGCCTCGGCTGAGCTGG ttaaaagaaaaaaaggttcaAGTTCTTTGAATGAACTTCAGCCTCCGCCATATCGGGACAAAGATGATGTAAAGCGTGGTTCAAGGGGCCGCAGTGACTCTGCAGAGGGTAGTGGAAGTGAGATCAGTGAGGGGACTGAAGACCCTGAGGACACAGAGAGTTACCTGAATAAGGGCTATGAAGAGGACGCACCCAGCGACAGCACTGCTGTTTTGGGCCCGGAG GATAGCTTAATCCCACCCCTTCCAGAATCATACGAACCAGAGGCACTGGGGAAATACGGCACATTGGATGTGGCATTCGAATATGACCCTGGCGAGCAACGGCTTGCGGTGACGGTGACTGCTGCCACAGATATTCCAACACTTAAAAGCACAGGGAACATTTCCTGGCAGGTCCACCTGGTTCTACTGCCCACCAAGAAGCAGAGGGCCAAGACAGGAGTTCAAAAGGGCCCCTGTCCTGTTTTTACAGAAACATTCCGGTTCTCATGTGTAGAGGAGGATGCACTGGGGGATTATGCTGTCCGGTTCCGTCTCTACAGTGTGCGGCGCATGAAGAAAGAGAAGGTCCTTGGGGAGAAGGTGTTCTATTTAACCAAACTCAATCTGCAGGGCAAGCTTGCACTGCCCGTCACGCTGGAGCCAGGCACATCAGTTCCT GGCTGCGGATCAGTGGTGAGTGTCTCTCGTAGTGCAGGAGCTCTATCCTGCCGCTCCACTGGTGAATCCTCCATTCCGGAGCTTCTGCTGGGTCTCCTCTACAACTCCACCACAGGAAGACTGTCCGCCGAGGTTATTAAAGGCAGCCATTTTAAAAACTCTGCCTCTGATAAACTGCCCA TTGGCCTGTTTTGTTGTGTAAAACACTTCATTAGTGGGCAACTATATATCATGAGAG ACACTTATGTGAAGCTTACAATGCTGGACTCCAAAGGGAAGGAGATGTCTAAATGTAAGACCTCTGTCTGCCGTGGCCAGCCCAACCCAACCTACAAAGAGACATTTGTCTTCCAGGTGGCACTTTTTCAGCTATCTGAGGTCACCCTCCAGGTATCTGTGTACAGTCGCCGGAGTAGCATGAAGAGGAGAGAGCGGGTAGGTTGGGTCGCTCTGGGCCTCAACAGCACCACAGAGGAGCAAGAGGAGCACTGGACTCAAATGAAGGAGTCAGAGGGTCAGCAAGTCTGCCATTGGCACACACTCATCGATTCCTAG
- the syt14b gene encoding synaptotagmin-14b isoform X4: MCTGWMLSTGGGAPFDAGGGGRSCGVHELICARRVSPELLGVLSSIAVFMAVIALFFLYLSSKLSVESPRSDLPRFESFDKSLQDGGCAEKGSESEDETQKKHKDSHQQRSGWRNRDEENEDCSSEASAELVKRKKGSSSLNELQPPPYRDKDDVKRGSRGRSDSAEGSGSEISEGTEDPEDTESYLNKGYEEDAPSDSTAVLGPEDSLIPPLPESYEPEALGKYGTLDVAFEYDPGEQRLAVTVTAATDIPTLKSTGNISWQVHLVLLPTKKQRAKTGVQKGPCPVFTETFRFSCVEEDALGDYAVRFRLYSVRRMKKEKVLGEKVFYLTKLNLQGKLALPVTLEPGTSVPGCGSVVSVSRSAGALSCRSTGESSIPELLLGLLYNSTTGRLSAEVIKGSHFKNSASDKLPNTYVKLTMLDSKGKEMSKCKTSVCRGQPNPTYKETFVFQVALFQLSEVTLQVSVYSRRSSMKRRERVGWVALGLNSTTEEQEEHWTQMKESEGQQVCHWHTLIDS, encoded by the exons GTGGGGGGCGGAGCTGTGGTGTTCATGAACTCATCTGTGCTAGAAGAG TATCTCCAGAGCTGCTAGGTGTCCTGTCCTCCATTGCTGTCTTCATGGCCGTGATCGCTCTGTTTTTTCTTTACCTCAGCAGCAAGCTTTCAGTGGAGAGCCCGAGAAGTGATCTGCCACGTTTTGAAAGTTTTGACAAGAGCTTGCAAG ATGGGGGCTGTGCAGAAAAAGGATCAGAAAGTGAAGAtgaaacacagaaaaaacacaaaGACTCTCATCAGCAGAGGAGTGGATGGAGAAACAGGGATGAAGAGAATGAAGATTGCAGCAGTGAGGCCTCGGCTGAGCTGG ttaaaagaaaaaaaggttcaAGTTCTTTGAATGAACTTCAGCCTCCGCCATATCGGGACAAAGATGATGTAAAGCGTGGTTCAAGGGGCCGCAGTGACTCTGCAGAGGGTAGTGGAAGTGAGATCAGTGAGGGGACTGAAGACCCTGAGGACACAGAGAGTTACCTGAATAAGGGCTATGAAGAGGACGCACCCAGCGACAGCACTGCTGTTTTGGGCCCGGAG GATAGCTTAATCCCACCCCTTCCAGAATCATACGAACCAGAGGCACTGGGGAAATACGGCACATTGGATGTGGCATTCGAATATGACCCTGGCGAGCAACGGCTTGCGGTGACGGTGACTGCTGCCACAGATATTCCAACACTTAAAAGCACAGGGAACATTTCCTGGCAGGTCCACCTGGTTCTACTGCCCACCAAGAAGCAGAGGGCCAAGACAGGAGTTCAAAAGGGCCCCTGTCCTGTTTTTACAGAAACATTCCGGTTCTCATGTGTAGAGGAGGATGCACTGGGGGATTATGCTGTCCGGTTCCGTCTCTACAGTGTGCGGCGCATGAAGAAAGAGAAGGTCCTTGGGGAGAAGGTGTTCTATTTAACCAAACTCAATCTGCAGGGCAAGCTTGCACTGCCCGTCACGCTGGAGCCAGGCACATCAGTTCCT GGCTGCGGATCAGTGGTGAGTGTCTCTCGTAGTGCAGGAGCTCTATCCTGCCGCTCCACTGGTGAATCCTCCATTCCGGAGCTTCTGCTGGGTCTCCTCTACAACTCCACCACAGGAAGACTGTCCGCCGAGGTTATTAAAGGCAGCCATTTTAAAAACTCTGCCTCTGATAAACTGCCCA ACACTTATGTGAAGCTTACAATGCTGGACTCCAAAGGGAAGGAGATGTCTAAATGTAAGACCTCTGTCTGCCGTGGCCAGCCCAACCCAACCTACAAAGAGACATTTGTCTTCCAGGTGGCACTTTTTCAGCTATCTGAGGTCACCCTCCAGGTATCTGTGTACAGTCGCCGGAGTAGCATGAAGAGGAGAGAGCGGGTAGGTTGGGTCGCTCTGGGCCTCAACAGCACCACAGAGGAGCAAGAGGAGCACTGGACTCAAATGAAGGAGTCAGAGGGTCAGCAAGTCTGCCATTGGCACACACTCATCGATTCCTAG